One Staphylococcus ratti DNA segment encodes these proteins:
- the ruvA gene encoding Holliday junction branch migration protein RuvA, giving the protein MYAYIRGTLQHLYPTHVVIETSSGIAFEIQTPNSYRFQKQLQQVTTIHTALIVREDAQLLYGFVDCEEKDMFLSLIKVTGIGPKSALAILAASTPRQVKLAIENENDAYLTQFPGIGKKTARQIVLDLKGKVVVTEESDDTLIPESAHQSSKVEEEALLALEALGYSKRELNKIEKKMAKETFDSVDEAVKFGLQQLIS; this is encoded by the coding sequence ATGTATGCATATATAAGAGGCACACTACAACATTTATACCCTACACATGTAGTAATTGAGACATCATCGGGTATTGCTTTTGAAATTCAAACACCAAACTCATATCGATTCCAAAAACAATTGCAACAAGTAACAACGATTCATACGGCGCTCATAGTCCGAGAAGATGCACAGTTACTATATGGTTTTGTAGATTGTGAAGAAAAAGATATGTTTTTAAGTTTGATTAAAGTCACTGGTATTGGCCCTAAATCTGCACTTGCAATTTTAGCAGCAAGTACACCAAGACAAGTGAAATTAGCGATTGAAAACGAAAACGATGCTTATTTAACACAATTTCCTGGAATAGGTAAGAAAACCGCACGCCAAATTGTGCTTGACCTTAAAGGTAAGGTAGTGGTGACTGAAGAATCGGATGATACATTAATTCCGGAAAGTGCCCACCAATCTTCAAAAGTTGAAGAAGAAGCATTACTTGCGTTGGAAGCATTAGGCTATTCTAAACGAGAATTGAACAAAATCGAGAAAAAGATGGCAAAAGAAACGTTTGACTCTGTTGATGAAGCTGTCAAATTTGGATTACAACAACTCATCAGTTGA
- the ruvB gene encoding Holliday junction branch migration DNA helicase RuvB, whose amino-acid sequence MDEHRMIDGHENINEHEFELSLRPERLRQYIGQSSIKANLEVFMKAAQLRQEPLDHVLLFGPPGLGKTTLSHIIANEMNVNLRTVSGPSIERPGDLAAILTGLQPGDVLFIDEIHRLSSVVEEVLYPAMEDFFLDIVVGKGEEARSIRIDLPPFTLVGATTRAGSLTSPLRDRFGVHLRLEYYKISELQQIIIRTAEVLGTSIDDESALEIAKRSRGTPRVANRLLKRIRDFQQVNEDEQIYIETTKYALDLLQVDEEGLDYIDHKMMACIIEQYRGGPVGLDTIAVSIGEERITIEDVYEPYLIQQGFIERTPRGRKATPKAYAHFNYPN is encoded by the coding sequence ATGGACGAACATCGTATGATTGATGGTCATGAAAATATAAATGAACATGAATTTGAGTTATCTTTAAGACCTGAACGCTTACGTCAGTATATTGGTCAATCATCTATAAAAGCTAATCTAGAAGTATTTATGAAAGCTGCACAACTTAGACAAGAACCTTTAGACCATGTACTTTTATTTGGTCCTCCTGGATTAGGTAAAACGACGCTGTCACATATTATTGCTAATGAAATGAATGTGAATTTAAGAACAGTTTCTGGTCCTTCTATTGAGCGCCCGGGTGATCTTGCTGCGATTTTAACCGGTTTACAGCCTGGAGATGTTTTGTTCATAGATGAAATCCATCGCCTAAGTAGTGTAGTTGAAGAAGTGTTGTATCCAGCAATGGAAGACTTTTTCTTAGATATTGTTGTTGGGAAAGGCGAAGAAGCTAGAAGTATTCGTATCGATTTACCACCGTTTACGTTGGTAGGTGCAACAACGCGTGCCGGAAGCTTAACTAGCCCGTTACGTGACCGATTTGGCGTTCATTTAAGGTTAGAATATTATAAAATAAGTGAGCTACAACAAATTATTATTCGTACCGCTGAGGTGCTTGGTACATCGATAGACGATGAGAGTGCACTAGAAATAGCAAAAAGAAGTCGAGGGACACCACGAGTTGCCAATCGTTTACTGAAGCGTATAAGAGATTTCCAGCAAGTTAATGAAGATGAACAAATTTATATAGAAACGACAAAGTATGCTTTAGATTTGCTTCAAGTTGATGAAGAAGGTCTCGATTACATAGATCATAAAATGATGGCATGTATTATTGAGCAGTATCGCGGCGGTCCAGTTGGACTGGATACGATTGCAGTGTCAATTGGAGAAGAACGCATTACGATTGAAGATGTATACGAGCCGTATTTAATTCAACAAGGTTTTATAGAACGAACGCCTAGGGGACGTAAAGCAACACCAAAGGCATACGCCCATTTTAATTATCCAAATTAA
- the queA gene encoding tRNA preQ1(34) S-adenosylmethionine ribosyltransferase-isomerase QueA — translation MNIEDFNYHLPESLIAQVPLKERDTSRLLYLNRQTGETKDLHFKDIIQFFQPGDTLVLNDTKVMPARLFGVKKETQAKVEMLMLSNVEGNDWEVLLKPAKRIKVGQTISFGEDKIIATCIKELDQGGRIMRLSYDGILQERLDELGEMPLPPYIKERLDDRDRYQTVYAKASGSAAAPTAGLHFTDALLDEVRAKDVNIAFVTLHVGLGTFRPVSVEDIDDHEMHSEYYTMTQSTAELLNATKANGRRIISVGTTSTRTLETIMRDYGTFQAASGWTNIFIYPGFEFKAIDGLITNFHLPKSTLVMLVSAFSTRQFVLNAYRHAVNSNYRFFSFGDAMIII, via the coding sequence TTGAATATAGAAGATTTTAATTATCACTTACCTGAATCCTTAATTGCTCAAGTTCCGCTAAAAGAGCGTGATACGAGTAGATTGTTATATTTAAATCGCCAAACGGGTGAGACGAAAGATTTACATTTTAAAGATATTATCCAATTTTTTCAGCCCGGTGATACTTTAGTTTTAAATGATACTAAAGTAATGCCTGCACGTTTGTTTGGTGTGAAAAAAGAAACACAGGCAAAAGTAGAAATGTTGATGTTAAGCAATGTCGAAGGTAATGATTGGGAAGTTTTATTAAAGCCTGCGAAACGTATTAAAGTGGGTCAAACAATTTCTTTTGGCGAAGACAAGATTATCGCTACTTGTATCAAAGAACTTGATCAAGGTGGCAGAATAATGCGTTTAAGCTATGATGGGATTCTTCAAGAACGTCTAGATGAACTTGGTGAAATGCCACTGCCGCCTTATATTAAAGAACGTTTAGATGACCGCGACCGTTATCAAACTGTTTACGCTAAAGCGTCGGGTTCTGCAGCTGCACCTACAGCTGGTCTTCATTTTACAGATGCATTATTAGATGAAGTTAGAGCGAAAGACGTGAATATTGCCTTTGTGACATTGCATGTAGGATTAGGCACATTTCGCCCAGTGAGCGTGGAAGATATTGATGATCACGAAATGCATAGTGAATATTACACTATGACACAAAGCACAGCCGAGTTGTTGAATGCTACTAAAGCAAACGGCCGTCGCATCATATCAGTTGGAACGACTTCAACGCGAACATTAGAGACCATTATGCGGGATTATGGAACATTTCAAGCTGCAAGCGGATGGACCAATATATTTATTTACCCTGGTTTCGAATTTAAAGCAATCGATGGATTGATCACAAATTTTCATTTGCCAAAATCAACCTTAGTGATGCTTGTATCGGCATTTAGTACGAGACAATTTGTATTAAACGCCTATAGACACGCGGTGAATTCAAACTATCGTTTTTTTAGTTTTGGC